The DNA sequence TCGGTCGCCTTCTGCGTGCTCGCCGGCGCGATCGGGATGCCCCTGCTGCTGCACGGCCAGTGGTGGCAGGGCGCGCTGATCGGGCTCGCGATGGTGTGCACCGCCGTCCTCGGCGATCTCTCCGAGTCGATGATCAAGCGCGACTTGGGCGTCAAGGACATGGGACGCCTGCTGCCCGGACACGGCGGGCTGATGGACCGCCTCGACTCGCTGCTGCCGTCGGCGCCGGTGATGTGGCTGCTGCTCGTCGCGTTCCTGTCGTGACCGGCGGCTTCGTGCCCGTCGGCGAGCCGGTACGTCCCGCGCCGGGCACGCTGACCTTCGACGCCCCGCGTCGGGCGAAGCCCCCGCTCCACCTCGCCGACCTCACGGCGGCCGAGCGCCGGGCCCGGGTCGAGGAGATGGGAGAGCCGGGCTTTCGCGCCGCGCAGGTCTCTCGTCACTACTTCGAGCGTTTCGCCGCGGACCCGCAGACGTGGACCGACGTCCCGGCGGCGACCCGGTCGGCCCTGGCCGCGGCGCTGACTCCTGAGCTGCTGCACCTCGTCAAGCATGTCTCCTGCGACGACGGGATGACCCGCAAGTACGTGTGGCGGC is a window from the Actinomycetes bacterium genome containing:
- a CDS encoding 23S rRNA (adenine(2503)-C(2))-methyltransferase RlmN; the encoded protein is MTGGFVPVGEPVRPAPGTLTFDAPRRAKPPLHLADLTAAERRARVEEMGEPGFRAAQVSRHYFERFAADPQTWTDVPAATRSALAAALTPELLHLVKHVSCDDGMTRKYVWRLFDGALVESVLMRYPGRTTVCVSSQAGCGMNCPFCATGQAGLTRNLSTAEIVEQVVVAARELAHGEIPGGPGRVSNVVFMGMGEPLANY